GCGCGGCGCTTCACGTTGAACGTCGTGATCGCGACGATTCCCGCGATCGCGCTGGGCCTCCTGTTCGAGAAGAAGATCAAGGCCGTGCTGTTCTCGCCGGTGCCCGTCGCGTTCGCGCTTGTCGTGGGCGGTGCGATCATCCTGTGGGCCGAGGCGCGGCAACGCGAACGCAGCGAGCCGCCGCGCGTGATGTCGGTCGATGCGCTGACGCCGCTCGATGCGTTGAAGGTCGGCCTCGCGCAGTGCTTCGCGCTGGTGCCCGGCATGTCGCGCTCGGGCTCGACGATCATCGGCGGGATGCTGTTCGGCCTCGACCGGCGTGTCGCCACCGAATTCTCGTTCTTTCTCGCGATCCCGATCATCTTCGGCGCGACGCTCTATGAAACCGTGAAGGACTGGCAGGCGTTCACCGTCGATTCGCTCGGCCTGTTCGCGCTCGGGCTCGTCGCGGCGTTCGTCAGCGCGTTCGTGTGCGTGCGCTGGCTGCTGCGCTACGTCGCGACGCACGATTTCACGGTGTTCGCGTGGTACCGGATCGCGTTCGGGCTGTTCGTGCTGCTGGTCGGTTACAGCGGCTGGCTTAACTGGGCGTGATGCCGAGACGGCGGCCGGTGCGCCACCGATAAAAAAGGCCCGATCGGCAGATGCCGGTCGGGCCTTTTTCCTTTCGGGGCAGGGGCGAGTCGTTCAGCCTGCGCGCTTGCGGAACACCAGGTCCCACACGCCGTGGCCGAGCCGCAGCCCGCGCCGTTCGAACTTCGTCACCGGGCGGTAGTCGGGGCGCGGTGCGTAGTCGGCGGCCGTGTTCTCGAGCGTCGGCTCCGCGCCGAGCACTTCCAGCATCTGTTCCGCGTAGTTCTGCCAGTCGGTCGCGCAGTGGATGTATGCGCCCGGCTTCAGGCGCGACGCGAGATGCGCGACGAGCGGCGGCTGGATCAACCGGCGCTTGTGATGGCGCGCCTTGTGCCACGGATCGGGGAAGAAGATGTGCACGCCGTCGAGGCTTTCCGGCGCGAGCATGTGCTCGAGCACTTCGACCGCGTCGTGCTGGATGATGCGGATGTTCGGCAGGTCCTGCTCGCCGATCAGCTTCAGCAACGCGCCGACGCCCGGCTCGTGCACTTCGACGCCGAGGAAGTCGTCGCCCGGGCGGTGCGTGGCGATTTCCGCGGTCGACGCGCCCATGCCGAAACCGATCTCGAGGATGCGCGGCGCGCTGCGGCCGAACACGGCATCCCAGTCGAGCAGTGCCGGTGCATACGGGACGACGAAGCGAGGGCCGAGGTCGTCAAGCGCGCGGCGCTGGCCGGTCGACACGCGGCCGGCGCGGGTCACGAAGCTGCGGATGCGGCGGTGGTGCAGCGGGTTGACTGCGCCGGCGCCTTCGGCGGCTTCGTCGGGAATGGCGTCGTCGTGCGGCGTCAGGCCGGCTTCGTTCGGATCGTCGTGCATCATCGGTACTGAGAAAGGCTCGGTTGCGGGCGAGGGCATCGGGCGCGCGGGACGCGCCAGCGCGGTACAAAAAAGCCGCCTTCGACGAGGCGGCTGGCGCGCGGTTGCGGAACGTGGCGACGGGAGCGGCGATACGCCGTCAAGCCGTTGATCCTTAAGGATTTCCCGTTCAGCCAACCGGAAAGAGCCGGATTATGGACTGGTTTGATCCGACTGGCAAGGTTGCGCGGGCGGTGGCCGCGCTGCTGCTGGCCCGGCGTCGACATGCTTCGGGTTGGGGCCATATGGAAAAAGGGCCGAAGCGCATGCCGCTTCGGCCCTCGTTTCAGCGAACGGATTCGTTGCGCGTCACGCGACGCGCTGGTCGAGCCTGCGGCGCGTGATCGCCTTGATCTGGTTCAGCGCGTAATCGAGTTCGAATGCGGTCTCGCGCGACACGCGGCTTTCCAGTTCGAAGAAGATGCCGGCCTTCGTGTAATGGCGCACGCAGATGATGAACGGGAAGCCGTGCTGCTCGCGATACGCGCGGTTCATCCGCTGCAGGCGGATTTCCTCGTCGTCGGTCAGTGCGTCGAGGCCGGCGCTCGTCTGTTCGCTGACCGATGCGTGCGTCAGCCCGCCGCCGCGCACGGCCTGTGCCGACAGTTCGGGATGGCGATCGAAGAACGCCTTTTTCGCATCGATGCCGCGCGCGCGGATGCTGGCCATCATCGCGTCGTGCAGCGCGTCGACCGAAGCGAACGGGCGCGCGGCCCACGCGTCTTCGGCGACGTCCGGCGAGTGCTCGAAGATGTCGCCGAGGGCTTGAACGAACTGATCCTTCGCCATCGCGTTGATCGCGGCGAGCTTGGTGGTGTCGAGTGAAGTCGAGGACATCGTCTGTAGGAACCTTCGAGCGGGAATGGAGGTTCCGAGTATAGGAATCGCACCGGTGCGACCAGAAGTGGGCAAGTCCTATTGGCCGTATACCAGTCGGGGCATTGGCCCCGCACGTCGGCGGTTCCGGGCCCGCATCGGCGCGCACTTCATGCGGCGCCGGCAATCGACGTCAGCCGCTCGCCGCTGTCCGACAACAGTCCGCGCAGCCATGCATGCGCCTTCGAGCGATGCTTGTTCGGATGCCAAAGCACATAGAAGCGCATCAGCGGAAAGTTGAATGGCGCCGGGCGGATCAGCAGCGGCAGGCGGCGTGCGTAGTAGGCCGCGAAATGCCGCGCGGTCGTCAGGATCAGGTCGGATTCGCTGACGAGGTACGGCGCGAGACTGAAGTACGGGCAGGACATCTGCCGGCCGCGGCTCAGGCGCAACGTCGCGAGTGAACTCTCCACGACACCGCGCTGCGAGCTCGAGTAGGGCAGCGGCACCAGGTGCGACGCATCGATATAGCTTTCCGCGGTCAACCTGCCGGGCTTCGCGAGCGGATTGTCCTTCGACATCAGGCACACGACTTCGTCCTCGAGCAGCACGTTCATGTGCAGATGCTCGGGCGGCGTCGGCCAGTTGCCGATCACGACGTCGACCTGTCCTTCGGCCAGCGCCTTCTCGTAGTCGTATTCGGCGCCCATCGGCAGCGTGACGAGCTTCGAATTCGGCGCGTGCTGGCGGAACCGCCGCGCCAGGTCCGCGAAGAACGGCGGCGCGAGGTAGTCGGGCATCGCGATCGTGAACGTGCGGTCGGAGCGCTGCGGATCGAATGCGTCGTCGGCGCTGAACATCTTGTCGAGTGCATTGAGCGCGACGCGCGCGTCCTGCGTGAGCTGCAATGCGCGCTCGGTCGGCACCATCTCGTTCTTTTCGCGCGTGAGCAGCGGATCGTCGAACAGCTTGCGCAGGCGTTTCAGCGCGCTGCTGAGCGCGGGCTGCGACTGGTTCAGCCGGATCGCCGTGCGCGACACGCTGCGTTCCTCGACCAGCGTACACAGCACGCGAAGCAGGTAGGTGTCGAGCGGATCGTCGTTGCGCATGGTGATTTCGGGTTCGTTGACCGGCTCCACTTTGCCGTCGAGTGCCGAACGGCGTCAACGGTTCGAGGTACGTCACGGCGCGCCTGCCCGGCAATCGGGAGACGGGCGAGACCGGCGTCGATGCCGCTGAAACGGCCGCCACGCTTGACGGGCGACACCCCGCGAAGCGGTACGGGGCGGCCTGCAGCGCGGTTTGCTATGGGGCCTATAACAACCCGAACCTGTCTGCTGCCGGAGCCCTGCGATATGGTCGGGCTTCACAACAAGATCACGGCCTTGCAAGCCGCCGAGGCCCGACCGGATCGCCGCGCAGTGCGGCGGCGAGACGGGCGGTCGCGTCGTCGGCCCAGGACGGCCGAGTCATTACAGGAGACACCTGTGTCTGTCACGGAGCAGCATTCGTCAGTCTATTCGTCGGTCGAGCCGACGCTTGAAGAGCGCGTCTATCGCAAGGTGTCGTGGCGTCTTCTGCCGTTTCTCTGCGCCCTGTGGGTGCTCGCGTGGCTGGACCGCGTGAACATCGGTTTCGCGAAGCTGCAGATGCTCGATACGCTCAAGTTCAGCGAGGCCGTCTACGGGCTCGGCGCCGGCATCTTCTTTCTGGGCTACTTCTTCTTCGAAGTACCGTCGAACGCGCTGCTGCAGAAGATCGGCGCGAAGAAGACCATCATGCGCATCACGATCGGCTGGGGGATCATCTGCATCATGCAGTCGTTCGTGAAGACGCCGACGCAGTTCTATCTGCTGCGCTTCCTGCTCGGCGCGTTCGAAGCCGGCTTCTATCCCGGCATCATCCTGTACCTGACCTACTGGTATCCGAGTTCGCGGCGCGCGAAGGCGTTCGGCACGTTCATGTCGGCGTCGGCGATCGCCGGCGTGCTCGGCGGCCCGCTCGCCGGCAGCATCATGACGTCGCTCGACGGTTCGCACGGCTTCCACGGCTGGCAATGGCTGTTCGTCATCGAGGGCATCCCGTCGGTGCTGGCTGGGATCGTTGCGTACTTCTACATGACCGATCGGCCGGAGCAGGCGACGTGGCTGTCCGTTGCCGAGCAGCAGGTCGTGCGCAACGTGCTGGACGCGGACAAGCGCGAGCTCGGCGAGCGCGGCCACGACTGGCGCACGCTGTTCCGCAATCCGAAGGTATGGCTGCTGATCGCGATCTTCTTCTGCCTGTTGTGCGCGAACTCCGCGCTGACGTTCTGGA
The DNA window shown above is from Burkholderia cepacia and carries:
- a CDS encoding undecaprenyl-diphosphate phosphatase translates to MDWILICKALILGVVEGLTEFLPVSSTGHLIVAGSFLNFNDSHAKTFDVVIQFGAILAVCWEYRQRIASIVSGLPSRPDARRFTLNVVIATIPAIALGLLFEKKIKAVLFSPVPVAFALVVGGAIILWAEARQRERSEPPRVMSVDALTPLDALKVGLAQCFALVPGMSRSGSTIIGGMLFGLDRRVATEFSFFLAIPIIFGATLYETVKDWQAFTVDSLGLFALGLVAAFVSAFVCVRWLLRYVATHDFTVFAWYRIAFGLFVLLVGYSGWLNWA
- a CDS encoding LysR substrate-binding domain-containing protein; its protein translation is MRNDDPLDTYLLRVLCTLVEERSVSRTAIRLNQSQPALSSALKRLRKLFDDPLLTREKNEMVPTERALQLTQDARVALNALDKMFSADDAFDPQRSDRTFTIAMPDYLAPPFFADLARRFRQHAPNSKLVTLPMGAEYDYEKALAEGQVDVVIGNWPTPPEHLHMNVLLEDEVVCLMSKDNPLAKPGRLTAESYIDASHLVPLPYSSSQRGVVESSLATLRLSRGRQMSCPYFSLAPYLVSESDLILTTARHFAAYYARRLPLLIRPAPFNFPLMRFYVLWHPNKHRSKAHAWLRGLLSDSGERLTSIAGAA
- the uraD gene encoding 2-oxo-4-hydroxy-4-carboxy-5-ureidoimidazoline decarboxylase; translated protein: MSSTSLDTTKLAAINAMAKDQFVQALGDIFEHSPDVAEDAWAARPFASVDALHDAMMASIRARGIDAKKAFFDRHPELSAQAVRGGGLTHASVSEQTSAGLDALTDDEEIRLQRMNRAYREQHGFPFIICVRHYTKAGIFFELESRVSRETAFELDYALNQIKAITRRRLDQRVA
- a CDS encoding MFS transporter, with translation MSVTEQHSSVYSSVEPTLEERVYRKVSWRLLPFLCALWVLAWLDRVNIGFAKLQMLDTLKFSEAVYGLGAGIFFLGYFFFEVPSNALLQKIGAKKTIMRITIGWGIICIMQSFVKTPTQFYLLRFLLGAFEAGFYPGIILYLTYWYPSSRRAKAFGTFMSASAIAGVLGGPLAGSIMTSLDGSHGFHGWQWLFVIEGIPSVLAGIVAYFYMTDRPEQATWLSVAEQQVVRNVLDADKRELGERGHDWRTLFRNPKVWLLIAIFFCLLCANSALTFWIPTIIRDSGFGATVVIGWIAALAYVFGAAGMILNGARSDRNKEVRWHFAIPAGCGALAMAVMAVLLGMPGVAPAFTIAAMIVALAGTMSAIPVFWQLPNLYLAGSAAAIGVALINSVSNLAGFGAPYVLGLVKSATGSLAPGLYLVAAIELMAAVLVVTGIVHAHKSKES
- the trmB gene encoding tRNA (guanosine(46)-N7)-methyltransferase TrmB yields the protein MMHDDPNEAGLTPHDDAIPDEAAEGAGAVNPLHHRRIRSFVTRAGRVSTGQRRALDDLGPRFVVPYAPALLDWDAVFGRSAPRILEIGFGMGASTAEIATHRPGDDFLGVEVHEPGVGALLKLIGEQDLPNIRIIQHDAVEVLEHMLAPESLDGVHIFFPDPWHKARHHKRRLIQPPLVAHLASRLKPGAYIHCATDWQNYAEQMLEVLGAEPTLENTAADYAPRPDYRPVTKFERRGLRLGHGVWDLVFRKRAG